The following proteins are encoded in a genomic region of Streptococcus gwangjuense:
- a CDS encoding glycoside hydrolase family 13 protein translates to MELTAIYHRPESEYAYLYKDKKLHIRIRTKKGDIESINLHYGDPFIFMEEFYQDTKEMIKITSDVLFDYWQVEVSVDFARIQYLFELKDTEGQSILYGDKGCVESSLENLHAIGNGFKLPYLHEIDACKVPDWVSNTVWYQIFPERFANGNALLNLEGTLDWDSSNTPQSDDFFGGDLQGIIDHLDYLQDLGITGLYLCPIFESTSNHKYNTTDYFEIDCHFGDKETFRELVEQAHQRGMKIMLDAVFNHIGSQSPQWQDVVKNGEQSAYKDWFHIQQFPVTTEKPANKRDLPYHAFGFEDYMPKLNTANPEVKNYLLKVATYWIEEFDIDAWRLDVANEIDHQFWKDFRKAVLAKKPDLYILGEVWHTSQPWLNGDEFHAVMNYPLSDSIKDYFLRGIKKTDQFIDEINGQSMYYKQQISEVMFNLLDSHDTERILWTANEDVQLVKLALAFLFLQKGTPCIYYGTELSLTGGPDPDCRRCMPWERVSSDNDMLNFMKQLINIRKQASSTIQHGKYSLKEIKQDIVALEWTYEGRVLKAIFNQSKDDYLVEKEAVSLVSNCQELENQLVISPNGFVIFH, encoded by the coding sequence ATGGAATTAACAGCCATTTACCACAGGCCTGAGTCGGAGTATGCCTATCTTTATAAGGATAAGAAGCTTCATATTCGGATTCGAACTAAGAAAGGGGACATCGAAAGCATCAACTTGCATTATGGTGATCCTTTTATCTTTATGGAGGAATTTTATCAGGATACAAAAGAAATGATCAAGATAACTTCTGATGTCTTATTTGATTATTGGCAGGTTGAAGTGTCCGTCGACTTTGCACGTATCCAGTATCTCTTTGAACTCAAGGATACAGAAGGCCAAAGTATTTTGTATGGCGATAAAGGGTGCGTTGAAAGTTCTCTAGAAAATCTTCATGCCATTGGAAACGGATTTAAGTTGCCTTATCTTCATGAGATTGATGCCTGCAAGGTTCCTGACTGGGTTTCAAATACGGTATGGTATCAGATATTTCCTGAGAGATTTGCCAATGGAAATGCTCTATTAAACCTAGAAGGGACTTTAGACTGGGATTCATCTAACACACCTCAGAGTGATGATTTCTTTGGTGGTGATTTACAGGGGATTATTGACCATCTGGATTACTTGCAAGACTTGGGCATTACTGGACTATATCTTTGTCCTATCTTTGAATCTACGAGCAATCATAAGTATAACACGACAGATTACTTTGAAATTGACTGTCATTTTGGAGACAAGGAGACCTTTCGGGAGCTGGTCGAACAAGCTCATCAGCGTGGCATGAAAATCATGCTGGATGCTGTATTTAATCATATCGGTTCGCAATCTCCTCAATGGCAAGATGTTGTCAAAAATGGTGAGCAATCTGCTTATAAGGATTGGTTCCATATACAACAATTCCCAGTGACTACTGAAAAGCCAGCTAATAAGAGAGACTTACCCTATCATGCTTTTGGTTTCGAGGACTATATGCCTAAGCTAAATACAGCCAATCCAGAGGTCAAGAATTATCTTTTAAAGGTTGCGACTTATTGGATTGAAGAGTTTGATATCGATGCTTGGCGTTTGGATGTGGCTAATGAGATTGACCATCAGTTTTGGAAGGATTTTCGAAAAGCAGTTTTAGCTAAAAAGCCTGATCTTTATATCCTAGGAGAAGTCTGGCATACGTCTCAGCCTTGGTTAAATGGAGATGAGTTCCATGCGGTCATGAATTATCCTTTATCTGATAGTATCAAGGACTATTTCTTACGAGGAATTAAGAAGACAGACCAATTCATCGATGAAATCAATGGTCAGTCTATGTATTACAAGCAGCAGATTTCAGAGGTCATGTTTAATCTCTTGGATTCACATGATACAGAACGAATCTTGTGGACGGCCAATGAGGATGTTCAACTGGTTAAATTAGCCCTAGCCTTTCTCTTTTTACAAAAAGGAACACCCTGCATCTATTACGGAACCGAGCTTTCCTTAACCGGCGGTCCAGACCCAGATTGTCGACGTTGTATGCCTTGGGAACGTGTATCAAGTGACAATGATATGCTGAATTTCATGAAGCAGCTGATTAATATTAGAAAACAAGCGTCATCAACCATTCAGCACGGCAAGTATAGCCTAAAAGAAATCAAACAAGATATAGTAGCTCTGGAATGGACATACGAAGGCCGGGTCCTTAAAGCAATATTTAACCAATCAAAAGATGATTATCTTGTAGAGAAAGAAGCAGTATCACTAGTAAGCAATTGCCAAGAATTGGAGAATCAGCTTGTTATCTCTCCAAATGGATTTGTGATTTTTCATTAA
- a CDS encoding phosphoribosylanthranilate isomerase codes for MIKLFDEFRTICSHLNQVGITPTLMGSLGFVYRSNEEWQPSDIDIHVPGDPRGWEVPDHLRIYDWDKIMKVMKHLGYALIDIHEHEFQKDGLSVEFGSIDSLSDFAGVSESDIELIHLENITFRVPSLEQFLSIYKASSQDSYRNDHNNNKDFKKIEWLERHL; via the coding sequence ATGATTAAACTATTTGATGAATTTCGAACAATTTGTTCTCATTTAAACCAAGTCGGAATCACTCCGACGCTCATGGGGTCTTTGGGTTTTGTATACCGTTCAAATGAAGAATGGCAGCCGTCCGACATTGACATTCATGTTCCTGGAGATCCTAGAGGATGGGAAGTACCTGATCATCTCAGAATTTATGATTGGGACAAGATAATGAAAGTGATGAAACACTTAGGCTATGCCTTAATAGATATTCATGAGCATGAATTCCAAAAAGATGGTCTGAGTGTTGAGTTTGGAAGTATTGATTCTTTATCTGATTTTGCAGGAGTTTCGGAATCAGATATAGAGCTGATTCATCTTGAGAACATCACTTTTCGCGTTCCAAGTTTGGAACAGTTTTTAAGTATTTACAAGGCTTCTTCCCAAGATTCCTATCGAAATGACCACAATAACAATAAGGATTTTAAAAAGATTGAGTGGCTGGAAAGACATTTGTAA
- a CDS encoding diacylglycerol/lipid kinase family protein produces the protein MKKAMLIINPTSGGEKALDYKDKLENKAKEYFEHVETKITEKALDATHFAEEASREQYDVVVVFGGDGTVNEVISGIAERDYIPKLGIIPGGTGNLITKLLEINQDIDGAIDELDFNLTNKIDIGKANDNYFGYIFSIGSLPEAIHNVEIEDKTKFGILAYAVNTMKSVMTDQVFNIKVETENGNYVGEASHVLVLLTNYFADKKIFEENKDGYANILILKDASLFSKLSVIPDLLKGDVVGNDNIEYIRARNIKISSDSELESDVDGDKSDNLPVEIKVLAQRVEVFSKPKE, from the coding sequence ATGAAAAAGGCAATGTTAATTATCAATCCTACTTCTGGTGGCGAGAAGGCTTTGGATTACAAAGATAAGCTGGAAAATAAAGCAAAAGAATATTTTGAGCACGTGGAAACCAAAATTACTGAAAAAGCGCTGGATGCAACACATTTTGCTGAGGAAGCTTCTCGTGAGCAGTATGATGTAGTGGTTGTGTTTGGTGGAGACGGGACTGTCAACGAAGTCATTTCGGGTATTGCTGAGAGAGACTACATTCCTAAGTTAGGGATTATCCCAGGTGGGACGGGTAACCTCATTACGAAACTGTTGGAAATCAATCAAGACATCGATGGCGCGATTGATGAACTGGATTTCAACTTAACCAATAAGATTGATATCGGAAAAGCGAATGACAATTATTTTGGTTATATTTTTAGTATCGGTTCTCTTCCTGAAGCGATTCACAATGTTGAAATCGAGGACAAGACAAAATTCGGTATTTTAGCCTATGCTGTAAATACCATGAAGTCTGTCATGACAGATCAGGTCTTTAACATTAAGGTTGAGACAGAAAATGGAAATTATGTTGGTGAAGCGAGCCATGTTTTGGTTCTCTTGACAAATTACTTCGCTGATAAGAAAATCTTTGAAGAAAACAAAGACGGCTATGCCAATATTTTGATTCTGAAAGATGCATCTCTATTCTCCAAATTATCCGTCATTCCAGATTTACTAAAAGGAGATGTTGTCGGCAATGATAATATTGAGTATATCAGAGCGCGTAATATTAAGATCTCTTCAGATAGTGAATTGGAGTCAGATGTTGACGGCGATAAATCGGATAACCTACCTGTAGAAATCAAAGTCCTAGCTCAGCGAGTAGAAGTATTTTCAAAACCGAAAGAGTAG
- a CDS encoding ADP-ribosylglycohydrolase family protein gives MLGAIVGDIVGSVYEWNNIKTKDFPLFRKDCFFTDDTVMTCAVAEAIMNGGQKDDFIDAMKKYGRLYPDADYGARFNAWLNSDNREPYNSFGNGSAMRVSPCAWSMDCSFYARTGMWPSSRELASLSAEVTHNHPEGVKGAMAIADAIFLCRFYFGGYCREYEQPINDNPTECKRLIKDYIEKTYGYNLSQTLDEIRPNYRFNETCQETVPQAIIAFLESRDFEDAIRNAISLGGDSDTLAAITGSIAEAAYGIPDWIKDKAYSYLDEPLKDVVIRWENRIKAY, from the coding sequence ATGCTAGGAGCAATCGTTGGAGACATTGTTGGCTCTGTTTACGAATGGAACAATATCAAAACGAAGGACTTTCCTTTATTTCGTAAGGACTGCTTTTTTACAGATGACACGGTTATGACCTGTGCTGTTGCAGAGGCGATTATGAATGGGGGACAAAAAGACGACTTCATTGATGCTATGAAGAAATATGGTAGACTGTATCCTGATGCTGATTATGGTGCTCGCTTTAATGCATGGCTAAACAGCGATAACCGTGAGCCTTATAATAGCTTTGGGAATGGTTCGGCTATGCGTGTTTCTCCATGCGCTTGGTCCATGGACTGTAGTTTTTATGCTAGAACCGGAATGTGGCCATCATCTAGAGAACTTGCGAGTCTTTCTGCAGAGGTAACTCATAATCACCCAGAAGGTGTCAAAGGTGCTATGGCTATAGCTGATGCTATTTTTCTGTGTCGTTTTTACTTTGGTGGTTATTGTAGAGAATACGAACAACCAATTAATGACAATCCTACAGAGTGTAAAAGACTGATTAAGGATTATATAGAGAAGACTTACGGCTACAATCTATCTCAAACTTTAGATGAAATCCGCCCTAACTATCGTTTTAACGAAACATGTCAAGAAACTGTCCCTCAAGCCATTATTGCCTTTCTTGAAAGTAGAGACTTCGAAGATGCGATAAGGAATGCTATCTCACTTGGTGGCGATAGTGATACACTTGCAGCAATCACAGGAAGTATAGCCGAGGCAGCTTATGGTATTCCTGATTGGATCAAGGATAAGGCCTATTCTTACTTGGATGAACCCTTAAAGGATGTAGTTATACGATGGGAAAACAGAATAAAAGCTTATTAA
- a CDS encoding SAP domain-containing protein, with product MIESRPEFEKITSFDEFNKYYWYRDELSQICKSLGLEYSGTKQELNDIIEQYFKGNLITKSSIKRKKKRVEVVTLDTPLLECGFSFNADFREYFSTLTDVSPFKFTADMATAWRKVKRENDLSFTIQDMLKVYYGNSDYAKYDHSVCQWNQFLKDFCADENSRNYSNKLKIASILWKEVRNSKAEKIYSKNLLTEYADKINGYGK from the coding sequence TTGATAGAAAGCAGACCTGAGTTTGAAAAAATCACATCCTTTGATGAGTTTAATAAATACTATTGGTATCGAGATGAACTTTCACAGATATGCAAGTCATTAGGACTTGAATATAGTGGTACCAAACAAGAACTAAATGATATTATTGAGCAGTACTTTAAGGGCAATTTGATTACAAAATCATCAATAAAAAGGAAAAAGAAACGAGTAGAAGTCGTTACCTTGGACACGCCCTTACTTGAATGTGGATTCTCCTTTAATGCAGACTTTAGAGAATATTTCTCAACTTTAACAGATGTTTCGCCCTTTAAATTTACTGCTGATATGGCTACAGCTTGGAGAAAAGTAAAAAGAGAAAATGATTTGAGTTTTACAATCCAAGATATGCTAAAAGTCTATTATGGAAATTCAGACTATGCCAAGTATGATCATTCGGTTTGTCAATGGAATCAATTTTTAAAGGATTTCTGTGCAGACGAAAATAGCCGCAACTACTCAAACAAGTTAAAAATAGCTTCTATTCTTTGGAAAGAAGTTAGAAATTCAAAGGCTGAAAAAATTTATTCAAAGAATCTTTTGACTGAATATGCTGATAAAATAAACGGGTATGGGAAATAG
- a CDS encoding ATP-binding protein: MAYPIKYIENNLVWNKDGECYAYYELVPYNYSFLSPEQKIQVHDSFRQLIAQNRDGKIHALQISTESSILSAQERSKNEVTGKLKTVAYDKIDQQTDALISMIGENQVDYRFFIGFKLLLNDQEFSMKSLTVEAKNAFTDFVYDVNHKLMGDFVSMSNDEILRFQKMEKLLENKISRRFKIRRLDKDDFGYLIEHLYGQTGTAYEEYEYPLSKKKLEHETLIKTYDLIKPTRCLVEEKQRYLKIQQEDETAYVAYFTINSIVGELDFPSSEIFYYQQQQFTFPIDTSMNVEIVANRKALSTVRNKKKELKDLDNHAWQSDNETSSNVAEALESVNELETNLDQSKESMYKLSYVVRVSANDLDELKRRCNEVKDFYDDLSVKLVRPFGDMLGLHEEFLPASKRYMNDYIQYVTSDFLAGLGFGATQMLGENEGIYVGYSLDTGRNVYLKPALASQGVKGSVTNALASAFVGSLGGGKSFANNLIVYYAVLYGAQAVIVDPKAERGRWKETLPEISHEINIVNLTSDEKNKGLLDPYVIMKNTKDSESLAIDILTFLTGISSRDGERFPILRKAIRAVTNSEVRGLMKVIEELRVENTPLSTSIADHIESFTDYDFAHLLFSDGYVEQSISLEKQLNIIQVADLVLPDKETSFEEYTTMELLSVAMLIVISTFALDFIHTDRSIFKIVDLDEAWSFLQVAQGKTLSMKLVRAGRAMNAGVYFVTQNTDDLLDEKLKNNLGLKFAFRSTDLNEIKKTLAFFGVDPEDENNQKRLRDLENGQCLISDLYGRVGVIQFHPVFEELLHAFDTRPPVRKEV, encoded by the coding sequence ATGGCATATCCAATTAAATATATTGAAAACAATCTGGTCTGGAATAAAGATGGGGAATGTTACGCTTACTATGAGCTTGTTCCCTACAATTACTCATTTCTAAGTCCGGAACAGAAAATACAAGTACATGATTCTTTCAGACAGCTTATCGCACAAAATCGTGATGGCAAGATTCATGCTTTACAAATCAGTACAGAATCCAGCATACTTTCTGCACAAGAACGTTCCAAAAATGAAGTCACTGGAAAGCTCAAAACGGTTGCCTATGACAAAATCGACCAACAGACAGACGCTTTAATATCCATGATTGGCGAAAATCAAGTGGACTACCGTTTCTTTATCGGTTTTAAGTTGCTTCTCAACGATCAGGAGTTTTCTATGAAAAGTCTTACCGTTGAAGCAAAAAATGCTTTTACTGATTTTGTCTATGATGTGAACCATAAGCTGATGGGCGATTTTGTTAGTATGAGTAATGATGAAATCCTGCGTTTTCAGAAGATGGAAAAGCTTTTAGAAAATAAAATCTCCCGTCGTTTCAAAATCCGAAGATTAGATAAGGACGACTTCGGCTATCTGATTGAACACCTTTACGGACAGACAGGCACTGCCTATGAAGAGTATGAGTATCCTCTATCAAAGAAAAAGCTGGAACATGAAACACTGATTAAAACCTATGACCTCATTAAGCCTACTCGCTGTCTGGTGGAAGAAAAACAGCGATATTTGAAAATCCAGCAGGAAGACGAAACCGCCTATGTAGCTTACTTTACCATCAACAGTATTGTCGGCGAACTGGACTTCCCGTCCTCTGAAATCTTCTACTACCAGCAACAGCAATTTACCTTTCCGATTGATACGTCAATGAATGTGGAAATTGTAGCGAATCGTAAAGCCCTATCTACTGTCCGCAATAAAAAGAAAGAACTGAAAGACTTGGATAACCACGCATGGCAAAGTGATAATGAAACCAGCTCTAATGTGGCGGAAGCTCTGGAAAGTGTGAACGAGCTGGAAACCAATTTAGACCAAAGCAAGGAATCTATGTATAAGCTGTCCTATGTTGTAAGGGTATCAGCAAATGACCTTGACGAACTTAAACGTCGTTGTAATGAAGTGAAAGATTTCTATGATGATTTGAGCGTGAAACTGGTACGACCTTTTGGGGATATGCTGGGCTTACATGAAGAATTTTTACCTGCCAGCAAAAGATATATGAATGACTATATTCAATACGTGACCTCTGATTTCCTCGCTGGTTTAGGTTTTGGTGCTACTCAAATGCTGGGTGAAAATGAGGGGATTTATGTTGGCTACAGCTTAGATACTGGACGCAATGTCTATCTGAAACCTGCTCTTGCCAGTCAAGGGGTTAAGGGTTCAGTAACCAATGCGTTAGCGTCTGCCTTTGTCGGTTCGCTGGGTGGTGGTAAATCCTTTGCGAATAACCTTATCGTCTATTATGCAGTGCTTTATGGGGCACAAGCAGTGATTGTAGACCCAAAAGCAGAACGTGGCAGATGGAAAGAAACCTTGCCAGAGATTTCCCATGAAATCAATATCGTCAATCTGACTTCTGATGAGAAAAACAAAGGCTTACTTGACCCTTATGTAATTATGAAAAATACCAAAGATTCTGAATCACTGGCTATTGATATTTTGACATTCCTTACGGGGATTTCCTCTCGTGATGGGGAACGCTTCCCAATCCTTAGAAAAGCCATTCGTGCAGTAACCAATAGTGAAGTGCGAGGGTTGATGAAAGTGATTGAAGAATTACGGGTTGAGAATACGCCACTAAGTACCAGCATAGCCGACCATATCGAAAGTTTTACAGACTATGACTTTGCCCATCTGCTTTTTAGTGATGGTTATGTAGAGCAGTCTATCAGCCTTGAAAAACAACTGAACATTATACAGGTTGCCGACTTGGTACTTCCTGACAAGGAAACTTCCTTTGAGGAATATACCACAATGGAGTTACTATCGGTAGCAATGCTGATTGTCATTAGTACCTTTGCGTTGGACTTTATCCATACAGACCGAAGTATTTTCAAGATTGTAGACTTAGACGAAGCATGGAGCTTCTTACAGGTGGCACAAGGGAAAACACTATCTATGAAGCTGGTTCGTGCTGGTCGTGCTATGAACGCTGGGGTATATTTCGTGACCCAAAATACAGATGACCTCTTAGATGAAAAACTGAAAAATAACCTCGGCTTAAAATTTGCCTTTCGTTCCACTGACCTTAACGAGATTAAAAAAACCCTTGCCTTTTTTGGTGTAGACCCAGAGGACGAAAACAATCAGAAGCGATTGCGTGATTTGGAAAACGGGCAATGCCTTATCAGTGATTTATATGGTCGTGTCGGTGTGATACAGTTCCACCCTGTATTTGAAGAACTGCTCCATGCCTTTGATACCAGACCACCTGTGCGAAAAGAGGTGTAA
- a CDS encoding CD3337/EF1877 family mobilome membrane protein, with protein MKPSILNRIKSNWTLKRLGKVAMTVAFTLVIAIFLLAMLGTVVQAAGLVDDTVNVANEYSRYPLENYQLDFYVDNSWGWLPWNWSDGIGKQVMYGLYAITNFIWTISLYVSNATGYLVQEAYSLDFISATADSIGKNMQTLAGVTPSGLSTEGFYVGFLLLLILVLGVYVAYTGLIKRETTKAIHALMNFVLVFILSASFIAYAPDYIKKINDFSSDISNASLSLGTKIVMPHSDSQGKDSVDLIRDSLFSIQVQQPWLLLQYNSSDIESIGIDRVESLLSTSPDSNNGEDREKIVAEEIEDRSNTNMTITKTINRLGTVFFIFVFNIGISIFVFLLTGIMIFSQVLFIIYAMFLPVSFILSMIPSFDGMSKRAITKLFNTILTRAGITLIITTAFSISTMLYTLSAGYPFFLIAFLQIVTFAGIYFKLGDLMSMFSLQSNDSQSVGSRVMRKPRMLMHAHMHRLQRKLGRSMTTLGAGSAIVTGKKGQSGSGSSARTQADHSRPDGKEKSTLGKRIGQTIGTVADTKDRMVDTASGLKEQVKDLPTNARYAVYQGKSKVKENVRDLTSSISQTKADRASGRKEQQEQRRKTIAKRRSEMEQVKQKKQPASSVHERPTTRQEQYHDEQTSKQSNIQTSYKESQQAKQERPAVKSDFSSPKVERQGNTVQEKTVQKPATSTTTADRTSQRPITKERPSTVQRVPLQNTRSRPPIKTATIKKVGKKP; from the coding sequence GTGAAACCATCAATATTAAACAGAATAAAATCAAACTGGACGCTGAAACGTCTAGGTAAAGTGGCAATGACAGTGGCTTTCACACTTGTGATTGCCATTTTTCTTTTAGCCATGCTGGGAACGGTGGTTCAAGCTGCGGGCTTGGTAGATGATACGGTCAATGTGGCAAATGAATACAGCCGATACCCACTTGAAAACTATCAACTGGATTTTTATGTGGATAATAGCTGGGGCTGGCTACCGTGGAACTGGTCGGACGGAATTGGAAAACAAGTCATGTATGGACTATATGCCATTACCAATTTTATTTGGACAATCAGTCTTTATGTTTCCAATGCGACGGGTTACTTAGTACAGGAAGCCTATTCCTTAGACTTCATTTCCGCTACAGCAGATTCCATTGGCAAGAATATGCAGACCCTTGCAGGGGTTACGCCTAGTGGACTATCAACAGAGGGTTTCTATGTTGGATTCCTTTTACTCTTGATTTTGGTTCTTGGGGTTTATGTTGCCTATACAGGACTGATAAAGAGAGAAACCACAAAGGCAATTCATGCCCTCATGAATTTTGTGCTGGTTTTTATCCTATCGGCTTCCTTTATTGCCTATGCTCCCGATTATATTAAGAAAATCAATGACTTTTCATCAGACATCAGCAACGCTAGTTTGTCACTGGGTACAAAAATTGTCATGCCCCATTCAGATAGTCAAGGCAAGGACAGTGTGGACTTGATACGTGACAGCCTATTTTCCATACAGGTTCAGCAACCGTGGCTACTGCTTCAATATAACAGTTCAGACATTGAAAGTATTGGTATTGACCGTGTGGAAAGCCTGCTCTCAACCAGTCCAGATTCCAACAATGGGGAAGACAGAGAAAAAATTGTTGCGGAAGAAATTGAAGATAGAAGCAATACCAATATGACGATTACAAAGACGATTAACCGTTTAGGTACAGTCTTCTTCATATTTGTCTTCAATATTGGGATTTCCATATTTGTATTCCTATTAACAGGAATCATGATTTTCTCGCAGGTACTTTTTATCATCTATGCTATGTTTCTGCCTGTGAGCTTTATTTTAAGCATGATTCCATCATTTGATGGTATGTCAAAACGAGCCATAACAAAGCTCTTTAATACCATTTTGACACGAGCTGGAATCACATTGATTATTACGACAGCATTTAGTATTTCAACCATGCTCTATACCTTATCGGCTGGTTATCCGTTCTTTTTGATTGCTTTTCTACAGATTGTGACCTTTGCAGGAATCTACTTCAAGCTGGGCGATTTAATGAGTATGTTTTCTCTACAGAGTAACGATTCTCAAAGTGTGGGAAGTCGTGTGATGAGAAAACCTCGTATGCTTATGCACGCTCACATGCACCGTCTACAGCGGAAACTTGGACGTTCCATGACTACTCTAGGGGCTGGGTCTGCCATTGTTACAGGTAAAAAAGGACAGTCGGGTTCGGGGAGTTCTGCAAGGACACAAGCAGATCACTCCCGACCAGACGGAAAGGAAAAATCAACACTTGGAAAACGTATCGGTCAAACCATCGGTACAGTAGCTGATACCAAAGACAGAATGGTAGACACTGCTAGTGGTTTGAAAGAACAGGTTAAAGATTTGCCGACCAATGCAAGATATGCAGTATATCAAGGAAAATCCAAAGTAAAAGAGAATGTCCGTGATTTAACCAGTAGTATTTCTCAAACCAAAGCGGACAGAGCCAGTGGACGCAAGGAACAGCAGGAACAAAGGCGAAAAACCATTGCGAAGCGTCGCTCTGAAATGGAACAGGTCAAACAGAAAAAACAGCCTGCTTCTTCTGTTCATGAAAGACCGACTACAAGACAAGAACAATATCATGATGAACAGACCTCAAAACAGTCTAATATTCAGACTTCATATAAGGAATCTCAACAAGCCAAACAAGAGCGTCCAGCAGTTAAGTCCGATTTTTCAAGTCCAAAAGTGGAACGCCAAGGCAATACCGTTCAAGAAAAAACCGTTCAAAAGCCAGCAACTTCAACCACTACAGCAGATAGAACTTCACAACGTCCAATCACAAAAGAACGTCCGTCTACTGTTCAAAGAGTACCACTACAAAATACAAGAAGTAGACCACCAATCAAAACCGCCACCATTAAGAAAGTCGGTAAGAAACCATGA